A window of Dorea formicigenerans contains these coding sequences:
- the moaC gene encoding cyclic pyranopterin monophosphate synthase MoaC, translated as MQLTHFDENGKAIMVDVTEKNDTVREATAKGRILVSKEVYDAIEAGTVGKGDVLGVATTAGIMGAKRTSELIPMCHILPITKCRVNFEMKPEECAIDCYCTVKVTGKTGVEMEALTGVSVALLTVYDMCKAIDKSMEIGEIYLCHKSGGKSGEIRNEKINGQKARPCQN; from the coding sequence ATGCAGCTAACACATTTTGATGAAAATGGAAAAGCAATCATGGTCGATGTTACGGAGAAAAATGACACAGTCCGGGAGGCTACGGCAAAAGGACGTATCCTGGTGAGCAAGGAAGTCTACGATGCGATTGAAGCCGGAACAGTCGGAAAGGGGGACGTGCTCGGAGTGGCAACAACTGCCGGAATTATGGGTGCAAAGAGAACTTCCGAACTGATTCCGATGTGCCATATTCTTCCAATCACAAAATGCCGTGTGAATTTCGAGATGAAACCAGAGGAATGTGCAATTGACTGTTATTGTACAGTAAAAGTGACTGGGAAGACAGGCGTGGAGATGGAAGCCCTCACAGGTGTCAGTGTGGCACTTCTTACTGTATATGATATGTGTAAAGCCATCGATAAATCTATGGAAATCGGAGAGATTTATCTTTGTCATAAAAGTGGCGGAAAAAGTGGTGAGATCAGAAACGAAAAGATTAACGGTCAGAAAGCAAGGCCTTGCCAGAACTAG
- a CDS encoding DUF885 domain-containing protein: protein MSLYKKRHFLLVGFMSGLLIFTLLLSAIVGGNSALNMNSRFDRYVEELFRQEVSANTITLHYTVKDPESYGIQNPPVSCGYAGTDSALICASAENALASLHQFKRNKLSDYNKLTYDILEHSYTSSLEMGPYLLYEEPLTPLTGTQAQLPILLSEYRFYNTDDIDTYLKLLTTIPDYFQSILTFEKAKSNAGLFMASYVADDIITECQTFATMKNNYLYATFDSKIDALNLPAATSEDYKKQNRDAVLNYVLPAFTFLSDGLQNLRDTGNNKRGLCYLPDGKKYYELSVKEQTGSARTIPQLQKLAQRQIQSDLLTMQKLLNNSSSHKNSEAHSGSVQGTTPGAASDLFKGHGTEFSSDDPVNILNTLQDKISGSFPKPPKVSFEIKYVQEAMEEYLSPAFYMIPPIDNSGENVIYINPGHISDDLTLFTTLAHEGYPGHLYQTVYYSATKHPPIRDLLSFGGYTEGWATYCEMLSYYYSPLSHDMATLLQHNASVILGLYALADMGIHYDGWTLAETVAFFRTYGITNEKTIEDIFDLIVADPGNYLKYYIGYVEFLELKKLAIKTWGDDFTQNQFHQCILDTGPAPFEILQKQIKNAY, encoded by the coding sequence ATGTCTCTTTATAAAAAACGGCACTTTCTATTGGTTGGTTTTATGTCCGGCCTGCTGATTTTTACGCTGCTTCTAAGTGCGATTGTTGGTGGAAATTCAGCTTTGAATATGAATTCCCGCTTCGACCGATACGTGGAGGAACTATTTAGGCAGGAGGTGTCTGCGAATACGATCACGCTTCATTACACAGTAAAAGATCCGGAATCTTATGGAATTCAAAATCCACCTGTCTCTTGTGGATACGCCGGAACAGACTCGGCGCTTATATGTGCTTCTGCGGAAAATGCTCTTGCAAGCCTTCATCAGTTCAAACGGAACAAGCTGTCTGATTATAATAAGCTGACTTACGACATTCTTGAACACTCTTACACCTCTTCTTTGGAAATGGGGCCTTATCTTTTATATGAAGAACCTCTCACACCACTTACCGGTACTCAGGCACAGCTTCCTATTCTTCTGTCAGAATATCGTTTTTATAATACTGATGATATTGACACTTACCTGAAACTTCTGACTACCATTCCCGATTATTTCCAATCTATTCTCACATTTGAGAAAGCAAAAAGCAACGCCGGACTTTTCATGGCTTCCTACGTCGCCGACGACATTATCACGGAATGTCAGACATTTGCCACCATGAAAAATAACTATCTTTATGCCACATTTGATTCTAAAATTGACGCTTTGAATTTGCCTGCTGCAACTTCTGAAGATTATAAGAAACAAAATCGTGACGCCGTTTTAAATTACGTTCTTCCGGCGTTCACTTTTCTTAGTGACGGACTCCAAAATCTTCGTGATACCGGAAACAACAAACGGGGACTCTGTTATCTTCCTGATGGGAAAAAATATTATGAACTCTCAGTAAAAGAACAGACCGGTTCTGCCAGAACCATTCCACAGCTTCAGAAACTTGCACAAAGACAAATTCAAAGTGACCTGCTAACGATGCAGAAATTATTAAACAATTCCAGTTCCCATAAGAACTCTGAAGCTCATTCTGGCTCTGTACAAGGTACCACGCCGGGAGCAGCTTCTGATTTATTCAAAGGTCACGGTACCGAATTTTCTTCTGATGATCCGGTCAACATTTTAAATACGCTGCAAGATAAAATATCCGGCTCATTCCCAAAACCTCCAAAAGTTTCTTTCGAAATAAAATATGTTCAGGAAGCTATGGAAGAATATTTAAGTCCTGCTTTTTACATGATTCCGCCAATTGATAACAGTGGCGAAAACGTCATCTATATTAATCCCGGACACATTTCTGATGACCTGACTCTCTTTACAACTCTGGCACACGAAGGTTATCCGGGGCATTTATATCAGACGGTCTACTACTCCGCCACCAAACACCCTCCGATTCGAGATCTTCTGTCATTTGGCGGATATACCGAAGGTTGGGCTACATATTGTGAAATGCTGAGTTATTACTATTCCCCGCTTTCTCATGATATGGCAACACTTCTCCAACATAATGCCTCCGTCATTCTCGGACTTTACGCCCTCGCCGATATGGGCATCCACTATGACGGCTGGACTCTTGCTGAAACAGTTGCCTTTTTCCGAACCTATGGAATCACGAATGAAAAGACAATCGAGGACATTTTTGATCTGATTGTCGCAGATCCCGGCAATTATCTCAAATATTACATCGGATACGTGGAATTTCTGGAATTAAAGAAACTGGCAATAAAAACCTGGGGAGATGATTTTACCCAGAATCAGTTCCACCAATGCATCCTCGATACTGGACCGGCGCCATTTGAAATTCTACAGAAGCAAATTAAAAATGCGTATTAG
- a CDS encoding Wadjet anti-phage system protein JetA family protein produces the protein MNLISRIPKDFYKVFGSKYMEFYMQFLVAVYEESSQSYSLLGLTEGECQAIMNEQLARMTLDWSEERFDEEGELLTRSNMAMISLRHFEDWGWLRRDYDETLNSYVVSFPEYSQLYVELFRNLYSDEDSKERESVLAVYSHLYTYSSDREKNNDILKSALHTSRSLLQMLANMQEGMRGYFDELSSQRSFLGIQEVLVKEINNSDSQKYAILTTTDSFYRYKEAVKELIEKNLGENETRREGFVEKLRDIQVQLAREEQEKSEERNVQNKLSIQRYRLERAVKLCDEANEMLYRISREFDAIERRYNMLIEQKTVFASRAAARIRYILMEGAVEEDQTIAFVNLLTQSEKCDEILDKLSQKMKLTEPYRVMNEKSLYQRRDRKKEAFVPQAVTEVTEQADSEEMNEYVLKPLYTQKEIREFRKQNEQDGNFIVTKDTVKSMEDLEKLFLVWQDATEVAEGTEEIEVGEELENENGLRFSKLVIKKSQ, from the coding sequence ATGAATCTGATCAGTCGGATTCCGAAGGATTTTTACAAGGTATTCGGAAGTAAATATATGGAATTCTATATGCAGTTTCTTGTGGCGGTTTACGAAGAGAGCAGCCAGTCGTATTCGCTTTTGGGGTTGACTGAGGGCGAGTGTCAGGCGATTATGAATGAGCAGCTTGCCCGTATGACGTTAGACTGGAGTGAGGAGCGTTTTGATGAGGAAGGGGAGCTTTTGACGCGGTCGAACATGGCGATGATAAGTTTACGGCATTTTGAAGACTGGGGATGGCTTAGACGTGACTATGACGAAACGCTAAACAGCTATGTAGTATCTTTCCCGGAGTATAGTCAGTTGTATGTGGAGTTGTTCCGTAATCTTTATAGTGATGAGGACAGCAAGGAGCGCGAGAGTGTGCTGGCAGTGTACAGTCACCTTTATACATATAGTTCGGATCGGGAGAAGAATAATGATATCCTGAAAAGTGCACTGCATACGTCAAGATCCCTGCTTCAGATGCTGGCAAATATGCAGGAAGGAATGCGCGGATATTTTGATGAATTATCGAGCCAGCGAAGTTTTTTAGGAATCCAGGAAGTTCTTGTAAAGGAAATCAACAATAGTGACAGCCAGAAATATGCGATTTTGACGACAACCGACAGCTTTTATCGTTACAAGGAAGCGGTCAAAGAGCTGATAGAGAAGAATCTTGGGGAAAATGAGACAAGGCGCGAAGGTTTTGTGGAAAAGCTCCGGGATATTCAAGTTCAGCTGGCGCGAGAGGAGCAGGAGAAGTCTGAAGAACGAAATGTGCAGAATAAGCTGAGCATTCAGCGTTACCGCCTGGAGCGGGCAGTGAAGCTCTGTGACGAAGCGAATGAAATGTTGTACCGCATTTCCAGAGAGTTCGATGCCATTGAGCGAAGATACAATATGCTGATTGAGCAGAAGACTGTATTTGCAAGCCGGGCTGCTGCGAGAATCCGGTACATTTTGATGGAAGGCGCGGTCGAGGAAGATCAGACAATTGCCTTTGTAAATCTTCTGACTCAGAGTGAAAAATGTGATGAAATTTTGGACAAGCTGTCTCAGAAAATGAAGCTGACCGAACCATACCGTGTGATGAACGAAAAGAGTCTGTATCAGAGACGTGACCGGAAAAAAGAAGCATTTGTACCGCAGGCGGTGACAGAGGTAACAGAACAGGCAGATTCGGAAGAAATGAATGAGTATGTTCTGAAGCCGCTTTACACGCAGAAGGAAATCCGAGAGTTCCGGAAACAAAACGAGCAGGATGGAAACTTTATTGTGACGAAAGACACAGTAAAATCCATGGAAGATCTGGAAAAGCTGTTTCTTGTTTGGCAGGATGCTACGGAAGTTGCGGAAGGAACAGAAGAGATTGAGGTCGGAGAAGAACTTGAGAACGAGAATGGTCTGAGATTCTCTAAGCTTGTGATTAAAAAATCTCAGTAA
- a CDS encoding spore maturation protein encodes MKLFLYLSDFIVPLMIFGIICYGITMKIPVYDTFVKGAKDGFLTVIKIMPTMVGLMVAVGVLRASGFLEFLAQMIGKVTQYIGFPGELVPLTIIKMFSSSAATGLLLDVYKEYGTDSYLGLVASISMSCTETIFYTMSVYFMTAKVTKTRYTLPGALLATLAGLAASVVLGGVVK; translated from the coding sequence TTGAAACTATTTCTTTACCTGTCGGATTTTATTGTACCACTCATGATATTCGGGATTATCTGTTACGGAATTACAATGAAAATTCCAGTTTATGACACATTTGTAAAAGGAGCGAAGGACGGATTTTTGACTGTTATCAAAATTATGCCGACTATGGTAGGGCTTATGGTAGCAGTCGGAGTACTAAGAGCATCCGGATTTCTGGAATTTCTGGCACAAATGATTGGAAAAGTTACACAATATATCGGATTTCCGGGCGAATTAGTTCCACTCACGATAATAAAGATGTTCTCCTCGTCCGCAGCGACAGGATTACTCCTTGATGTCTACAAAGAGTACGGGACAGATTCCTATCTGGGACTTGTGGCATCCATCAGCATGTCCTGCACAGAAACAATATTTTACACTATGAGCGTTTACTTCATGACCGCAAAAGTAACAAAAACAAGATACACACTGCCAGGAGCATTACTGGCAACACTCGCCGGATTGGCGGCCAGCGTAGTACTAGGGGGCGTAGTAAAATAG
- a CDS encoding SbcC/MukB-like Walker B domain-containing protein, with product MKQAKKIFTRMLMNNWGGVSHKVMEFHEYVNLFSGKSGSGKSTVMDAIQVVLYGSISATFLNKAADDAKNRRSVLSYLRGAQKDGSYNRDGQDFCSQIVLEIFDTGTKVSTCIGVAFEVGKNDTDIRKYTFFSHSGKIPEDEYLTEKDVPYTIAGLRKLVEKRVESSDNRGRGDVNRLYPSKEAYLKTVYDVIFGYVEPGRMMTMEKSAIALRMTNGTGQFIRDYMFPKSKEDTVSTISDQLGAYREIKERVEDLENRIHLLDEISRQNLALQTTRADKIHVEQVLKYIDIESFKTKIEARSQDLMDINEKIRAREKQQNENNEKKTQLTNALVEVEAELKSSDYGQKEKELKSLKETIKLLARNSEQWREVVKGLARWEEDEEISAYVSNPALQRIDEIKSGNVSKEAIEKLKKQLSDALESINEEVDEIGTRISQNRKDLKEKKEMVEDLKNDRKPYRKELKQARQELQNRLSTQYGRTIHVNIFADLFDITDEKWKNAIEGRMGRVKHSLVTAPEYALDAAKVFRKLQYLGGIDEVDLLDTAAIVKSEPKVHDNSIYEAVHAEEPYVDQCLRRYLGRIAKCETEEELRASGNGVTADCYSYNNYIFRHLKKNDYEKYACIGTKVSKAKLREMEDEVLKLSEEILQDQQMQQSLKAAQGFERLNQSTDQILHLAGAGEELQTFYEKQDQLEKELRELREGSRTAELNQQKTELEVKIREIEKISEQLQKEVLGFAKTQGQAEQDIVNFQNRMDFLMQGFVLNEELQTEVQEALKIQSEQTYRRKKSKESEDLMKQEEEVRDLLTRARNQFNQAYPSYGLTGVEHENVSYDRILNQCRQDFEPKYKDEFQKQYDLIYHTLRENVIATIHGEIKAAYRHRKEINRMLAKIKFSDSIYQIDILPAENENGQFYEMLMAPELDSKVLDDDGFDGQITLGEDTFYQKYEQQILRLTEKFMPPKDEDAKSLSQHRQQMEQYVDYRNYLTFSMYERVEDEDGNVKKNAVDDMAGRDSGGEGQNPKYVALLAGFAMLYMQQTNRDSKIRLVLLDEAFSKMDKERSEVCLHYARELELQLIVCVPDERLQSLIRNVDSVYGFRRYQNQVSMMHIDKGEYLDMIEGKI from the coding sequence TTGAAGCAGGCGAAGAAGATATTTACAAGAATGCTGATGAATAATTGGGGCGGTGTCAGCCACAAGGTCATGGAGTTCCATGAGTATGTGAATCTGTTCAGTGGTAAGAGTGGCTCTGGAAAATCAACAGTTATGGATGCCATTCAAGTCGTTCTGTACGGAAGTATTTCTGCTACATTTCTAAATAAGGCGGCGGACGATGCGAAGAACCGCCGAAGTGTGCTCAGTTACCTGCGAGGTGCGCAGAAAGACGGCTCTTACAATCGTGATGGACAGGACTTCTGCTCTCAGATCGTACTGGAGATATTTGACACCGGAACGAAGGTGAGCACTTGTATCGGTGTTGCATTCGAAGTTGGAAAAAATGATACTGATATCCGAAAGTATACATTTTTCAGCCATTCCGGGAAAATTCCGGAGGACGAGTATCTGACGGAGAAAGATGTGCCATATACAATTGCAGGACTCAGAAAGCTTGTGGAAAAGCGGGTGGAATCTTCGGACAATCGTGGACGAGGTGATGTGAATCGCCTTTATCCGTCAAAAGAGGCATATCTGAAAACGGTTTATGATGTGATCTTTGGATATGTGGAGCCGGGGCGCATGATGACCATGGAAAAGAGTGCGATTGCCCTTCGCATGACAAATGGAACGGGTCAGTTTATCCGTGATTATATGTTCCCGAAGAGTAAGGAGGACACGGTTTCGACCATCAGTGACCAGCTTGGTGCGTACCGTGAGATCAAAGAGCGTGTGGAAGACCTGGAGAATCGGATCCATCTTCTGGATGAGATCAGCCGGCAGAATCTGGCACTTCAGACGACGCGTGCGGATAAGATCCATGTGGAACAGGTGTTAAAATATATTGATATTGAAAGCTTCAAGACGAAGATTGAGGCGAGAAGTCAGGATCTTATGGATATCAATGAGAAGATTCGTGCCAGAGAAAAACAGCAGAATGAGAATAATGAGAAAAAGACACAGCTTACGAACGCACTTGTTGAGGTAGAAGCGGAACTAAAATCCAGTGATTATGGTCAGAAGGAGAAGGAGCTGAAGAGTCTTAAGGAGACCATCAAGCTTCTGGCCCGCAACAGTGAGCAGTGGCGCGAGGTTGTAAAAGGACTTGCCCGCTGGGAGGAAGATGAAGAGATCAGTGCCTATGTGAGCAATCCGGCACTTCAGAGGATTGATGAGATCAAGTCGGGAAATGTTTCAAAGGAAGCAATTGAGAAGCTAAAGAAACAACTAAGTGACGCGCTGGAGAGCATTAATGAAGAAGTTGATGAAATCGGTACAAGAATCAGTCAGAACCGCAAGGATTTGAAAGAGAAAAAGGAAATGGTGGAGGATCTGAAAAACGACCGCAAACCGTACCGAAAAGAGTTGAAACAGGCAAGGCAGGAGTTACAGAACCGTCTGAGCACACAATATGGAAGAACCATTCACGTCAACATTTTCGCAGACCTTTTTGATATTACAGATGAGAAGTGGAAAAATGCGATTGAAGGTCGTATGGGGCGTGTGAAACACAGTCTTGTGACCGCACCGGAGTACGCCCTTGATGCAGCGAAAGTATTTCGTAAGCTTCAATATCTTGGTGGGATTGATGAAGTAGATCTGTTAGATACGGCCGCAATTGTGAAGTCCGAGCCAAAAGTTCATGACAATTCGATCTATGAGGCTGTTCATGCAGAAGAACCATACGTGGACCAGTGCCTGCGCCGTTATCTCGGAAGAATTGCCAAATGCGAGACAGAGGAGGAACTCCGTGCTTCCGGAAATGGTGTGACAGCCGACTGTTATTCTTATAATAATTACATTTTCCGTCATTTGAAGAAAAATGATTACGAAAAATATGCCTGCATTGGAACGAAGGTTTCTAAGGCAAAGCTTCGTGAAATGGAAGATGAGGTTCTGAAGCTGAGTGAAGAAATATTGCAAGATCAGCAGATGCAGCAAAGTCTGAAAGCAGCCCAGGGATTTGAGCGGCTGAACCAAAGCACAGATCAGATTCTGCATTTGGCCGGGGCAGGCGAAGAACTGCAGACATTTTACGAGAAACAGGATCAGCTGGAGAAGGAACTGAGAGAGCTTCGTGAAGGAAGCAGAACTGCGGAACTCAATCAGCAGAAGACAGAATTAGAAGTAAAAATCCGGGAAATTGAGAAGATATCTGAACAGCTTCAGAAAGAAGTACTGGGCTTTGCCAAGACACAGGGACAGGCAGAGCAGGATATCGTGAATTTCCAGAATCGTATGGATTTCCTGATGCAGGGATTTGTGCTGAATGAAGAACTGCAGACCGAAGTCCAGGAAGCGTTAAAGATACAATCCGAGCAGACGTACCGACGTAAGAAGAGCAAAGAATCTGAAGATCTGATGAAGCAGGAAGAGGAAGTACGCGATCTTCTGACCCGTGCGAGAAATCAGTTCAATCAGGCATATCCATCCTATGGACTGACAGGTGTAGAACACGAAAATGTTTCTTATGACAGGATTTTGAATCAATGCAGACAGGACTTTGAGCCGAAGTATAAAGATGAATTTCAGAAACAGTATGATTTGATCTACCATACGCTTCGTGAAAATGTAATCGCGACGATCCACGGTGAAATCAAAGCGGCATACCGTCACAGGAAAGAAATCAACCGTATGCTGGCAAAGATTAAATTCTCTGACAGTATTTACCAGATTGATATTCTTCCGGCAGAAAATGAAAATGGACAGTTCTATGAGATGCTGATGGCACCGGAATTGGATAGCAAAGTGCTGGACGATGATGGTTTCGACGGACAGATCACGCTTGGCGAAGACACATTTTATCAGAAGTACGAGCAACAGATCCTGCGCCTGACAGAGAAATTCATGCCTCCGAAAGACGAAGATGCCAAGTCCTTAAGCCAGCACCGTCAGCAGATGGAGCAGTACGTGGATTACCGGAATTATCTGACCTTCAGTATGTACGAACGAGTGGAAGATGAAGATGGAAATGTGAAGAAAAATGCGGTCGATGACATGGCAGGGCGTGATTCCGGAGGAGAAGGACAGAACCCGAAATATGTGGCACTTCTGGCAGGATTTGCAATGCTTTATATGCAGCAGACAAACCGCGATTCCAAGATAAGACTGGTACTTTTGGATGAAGCATTTTCCAAAATGGACAAAGAACGAAGTGAAGTCTGCTTGCACTACGCAAGAGAACTGGAATTGCAGTTGATCGTGTGCGTACCGGACGAGCGGCTGCAGTCCTTGATCCGAAATGTGGACAGTGTGTACGGATTTAGAAGATATCAGAATCAGGTAAGTATGATGCATATCGATAAAGGAGAATATCTGGATATGATAGAGGGGAAGATTTGA
- a CDS encoding DUF4194 domain-containing protein, producing MVNYMEELSVTEAENLKKTISALFRQTCILQVKYDPVTLTPRDNLHYEICVRHRKFIEDYLSVLGCELVHDPQEHIFRLTGEGVAVERLNVTATKIILLIKIIYRDKILGEGLNATVTNLAEIREYGKNTNLINEKLTMAEWKDALYVMSKHQIIEVPGAIQNVEDQTKIYIYSTINLYCSGVDIQALMKEYVDEEGGAEVEAGEEDIYKNADE from the coding sequence ATGGTAAATTATATGGAAGAATTGTCTGTGACAGAGGCGGAGAATCTGAAGAAAACCATTTCCGCGCTGTTTCGGCAGACATGCATTTTACAAGTAAAATACGATCCGGTCACATTAACGCCGAGGGATAACCTTCACTATGAAATCTGTGTGAGACACCGGAAATTTATAGAAGACTATCTGTCCGTACTTGGGTGCGAACTGGTACACGACCCACAGGAACACATTTTCAGGCTGACCGGGGAAGGCGTGGCTGTGGAACGTTTGAATGTGACGGCTACGAAGATCATTCTTCTTATTAAAATAATCTATCGGGATAAGATTCTCGGCGAAGGTCTGAATGCGACAGTGACGAATCTGGCGGAGATCCGTGAGTATGGAAAGAACACGAATCTGATCAATGAGAAGCTGACTATGGCAGAGTGGAAAGACGCGCTGTATGTTATGAGCAAGCATCAGATCATCGAGGTGCCGGGCGCGATTCAGAACGTAGAAGATCAGACGAAGATTTACATTTACAGCACAATTAATCTGTATTGCAGTGGTGTAGATATTCAGGCATTGATGAAAGAATATGTTGATGAGGAAGGCGGTGCAGAAGTTGAAGCAGGCGAAGAAGATATTTACAAGAATGCTGATGAATAA
- the yqeB gene encoding selenium-dependent molybdenum cofactor biosynthesis protein YqeB → MRILIRGAGDLATGIAYRLYKCGFEIIMTETKVPLTVRRTIAFSRAVYEGNAEVEHVTAKLTDGPEQIDDRIKKGYIPLLVDPGLKYLKEYKADVVVDAILAKKNLGTTIDAAEFVIGVGPGFTVGKDCHVVVETMRGHNLGKVIHEGCAIPNTGIPAEIGGYSIERIIRASADGLYEPVVKIGDYVEKDQIVAYSGGKSVRALMSGIVRGMLQPGVNVTIGMKCGDIDARCKEEYCYTISDKARAIGGGVLEAIMEHFNGEKHIL, encoded by the coding sequence ATGAGAATTTTAATAAGAGGAGCAGGAGATCTGGCTACAGGAATTGCATATCGCCTATATAAATGCGGATTTGAAATTATTATGACAGAGACGAAAGTTCCATTGACTGTACGACGGACAATTGCATTTTCTAGAGCAGTGTATGAAGGAAATGCAGAAGTAGAACATGTTACTGCGAAACTGACTGACGGACCGGAACAGATAGATGATAGAATAAAAAAGGGGTATATACCGCTTCTTGTGGATCCAGGACTTAAGTATCTGAAAGAGTATAAGGCAGATGTAGTTGTAGATGCAATACTGGCAAAAAAAAATCTTGGAACAACGATAGACGCTGCTGAATTTGTAATTGGGGTCGGACCTGGATTTACCGTTGGAAAAGACTGCCACGTAGTAGTGGAGACTATGAGAGGACATAATCTTGGTAAAGTGATCCATGAAGGCTGTGCAATTCCGAATACAGGAATCCCGGCAGAAATAGGAGGATATTCTATTGAAAGGATCATCCGTGCATCGGCAGACGGACTTTATGAGCCTGTGGTTAAAATCGGTGATTATGTGGAAAAAGATCAGATTGTTGCTTATAGCGGTGGAAAATCTGTCCGAGCGTTGATGAGTGGTATTGTCCGGGGAATGCTGCAGCCAGGGGTAAATGTTACAATTGGCATGAAGTGTGGAGATATTGATGCCAGATGTAAGGAAGAATATTGCTATACAATTTCGGATAAAGCCAGAGCAATCGGTGGCGGGGTGCTGGAAGCAATCATGGAGCATTTCAATGGAGAAAAACATATCCTATAA
- a CDS encoding LysR family transcriptional regulator, whose product MKLGAVILVAGIGIPDEEMEKFLEMKRPTIFEQMIVSYQRAGVADIALVTRDGMADKIEQTLHRRGVTFLDIESDSFELAVLKGLSYLSDTCERIFVGDIRFPFFQPDILVMMQKRQAELLGAVYGGMFGDLICTSQACARNICKKLEQQIEESAEMAEGTVRSTGVAAFWKQFGYRIAHIEVENEGILVKVTSAREYEERRQIFAEKQIRGHVKVSLAVNRSFFGPGVVTLLTQIDRLGSVREACAKTGMSYSKGWKLIHTAEEETGWKIVERMSGGKNGGEAYITERGHMLLEKYELYRERVEAAAQDIYKDVFQDGELF is encoded by the coding sequence ATGAAGTTAGGCGCAGTAATATTGGTGGCCGGAATCGGGATACCAGATGAGGAGATGGAAAAGTTTCTTGAGATGAAGAGACCGACCATTTTCGAACAGATGATTGTAAGCTATCAACGTGCGGGTGTGGCAGACATTGCTCTGGTCACACGGGATGGAATGGCAGATAAGATAGAGCAGACATTGCACCGCCGCGGGGTTACATTTTTGGATATAGAGTCGGATTCCTTTGAATTAGCAGTTCTGAAGGGACTTTCTTATCTATCGGATACATGCGAACGTATTTTTGTCGGAGATATTCGTTTTCCTTTTTTTCAACCGGATATATTGGTAATGATGCAGAAGCGTCAGGCAGAATTGCTTGGTGCAGTATATGGAGGTATGTTTGGCGACTTAATCTGTACCAGTCAGGCATGCGCAAGAAATATCTGCAAAAAACTGGAACAACAGATTGAAGAGAGTGCAGAGATGGCAGAAGGAACAGTCAGAAGTACCGGTGTGGCGGCTTTCTGGAAGCAGTTCGGTTATCGGATCGCGCATATAGAGGTTGAGAATGAAGGGATTCTTGTGAAGGTGACATCGGCACGGGAATATGAAGAAAGACGGCAGATATTTGCAGAGAAGCAGATACGAGGTCATGTGAAAGTAAGTCTTGCAGTGAATCGTTCTTTTTTTGGACCGGGTGTTGTAACACTTCTGACTCAGATCGATCGTCTGGGTTCTGTGCGGGAGGCCTGCGCAAAGACCGGTATGTCTTACAGTAAAGGCTGGAAGCTCATCCATACAGCGGAGGAAGAGACTGGCTGGAAGATCGTGGAGCGCATGAGCGGTGGAAAGAATGGTGGCGAAGCCTATATAACTGAGCGTGGGCATATGCTTCTTGAAAAATATGAACTTTACAGGGAACGCGTTGAAGCGGCAGCTCAGGATATTTATAAAGATGTTTTTCAAGATGGTGAATTATTTTAA